The Nycticebus coucang isolate mNycCou1 chromosome 5, mNycCou1.pri, whole genome shotgun sequence genome window below encodes:
- the LOC128586303 gene encoding eukaryotic translation initiation factor 4E-like — MATVEPETTSTPNPPRAEEEKTESNQEVGNPEHYIKHPLQNRWALWFFKNDKSKTWQANPPLISKFDTVEDFWALHNHIRLSSNLMPGCDYSLFKDGFEPMWEDEKNKQGGRWLISLNKQQRRSDLDSFWLETLLCLTGESFDDYSNDVCGAVLNVRAKGDKIAIWTAECENKEAVTHIGRVYKERLGLPPKIVIGYQSHADTATKSGSTTKNRFVV, encoded by the coding sequence ATGGCGACTGTGGAACCGGAAACCACCTCTACTCCTAATCCCCCACGTGcagaagaggagaaaacagaatCTAATCAGGAGGTTGGAAACCCAGAACACTATATTAAACATCCTCTACAGAACAGATGGGCGctctggttttttaaaaatgataaaagcaaaaCTTGGCAAGCAAACCCGCCGCTGATCTCTAAGTTTGATACTGTTGAAGACTTTTGGGCTCTGCATAACCATATCCGATTGTCTAGTAATTTAATGCCTGGCTGTGACTACTCACTTTTTAAGGATGGTTTTGAGCCTATGTGGGaagatgagaaaaacaaacaggGAGGACGATGGCTAATTTCATTGAACAAACAGCAGAGACGAAGTGACCTCGATAGCTTTTGGCTAGAGACACTGCTGTGCCTTACTGGAGAATCTTTTGATGACTACAGTAATGATGTATGTGGAGCTGTTCTTAATGTTAGAGCTAAAGGTGATAAGATAGCAATATGGACTGCTGAATGTGAAAACAAAGAAGCTGTTACACATATAGGGAGGGTATATAAGGAAAGGTTAGGACTTCCTCCAAAGATAGTGATTGGTTATCAGTCCCATGCAGACACAGCTACTAAGAGCGGCTCCACCACTAAAAATAGGTTTGTTGTTTAA